A part of Streptomyces sp. NBC_01451 genomic DNA contains:
- a CDS encoding DUF397 domain-containing protein, translating to MTARPVPAPSWFKSSYSGGSGTECVECAWLAGSALIRDSKRVGGPVLAVRGQAWQVFIGSLSNVRLEG from the coding sequence ATGACCGCACGGCCCGTGCCCGCTCCCTCGTGGTTCAAGTCCTCTTACAGCGGGGGAAGTGGGACGGAGTGCGTGGAGTGCGCATGGCTGGCGGGTAGCGCTCTGATACGCGACTCGAAGCGCGTCGGAGGGCCTGTTCTTGCTGTTCGAGGTCAGGCATGGCAGGTGTTCATAGGCTCGTTGAGCAACGTGAGACTTGAAGGCTGA
- a CDS encoding helix-turn-helix domain-containing protein, producing MPIGPTTRRRQLGADLRRLRELKRLTLEEAGSRVGISKATLSRYETKEGTVKWPAVDALCREYGATDAERLALVELAKGARIQGWWRSLADPIPDSMNLMLTLEDEVVREDHYACMYIPGLLQTRTYAEAVHRASEVQCAEREVQHMVDIRMKRQELLEREEPPHIWSVIDEAAIRRSVGGRVVMREQLQHLLTMCERPNITIQVLPFSTGAHAAAVGSFAVLRGPKPDLDVVYVDLLGGGLFMEKPQELDRYRLAFEYLSAQALDLESSAALIARISKET from the coding sequence ATGCCGATTGGACCCACCACGCGCAGGCGCCAACTAGGCGCGGACCTGCGCCGTCTGCGCGAACTCAAGAGACTGACCCTTGAGGAAGCAGGCTCACGCGTCGGCATCTCAAAGGCAACGCTGAGTCGGTACGAGACGAAGGAAGGCACGGTCAAGTGGCCGGCCGTGGACGCACTTTGCCGCGAGTACGGAGCTACCGACGCGGAACGGCTTGCTCTGGTCGAGCTTGCGAAGGGTGCCAGGATCCAAGGTTGGTGGCGGTCACTCGCCGACCCCATCCCTGACTCCATGAACCTCATGCTCACGCTTGAGGACGAGGTCGTACGCGAAGACCATTACGCCTGCATGTACATCCCTGGCCTGCTCCAGACCCGCACGTACGCCGAGGCCGTTCACCGGGCTTCGGAGGTTCAGTGCGCGGAGCGGGAAGTGCAGCACATGGTGGACATTCGCATGAAGCGGCAAGAGCTCCTTGAACGGGAGGAGCCGCCGCACATCTGGTCCGTAATCGACGAAGCCGCCATCCGCCGCAGCGTTGGGGGGCGTGTGGTCATGCGCGAGCAGCTACAGCATCTGCTCACCATGTGCGAGCGCCCGAACATCACCATCCAAGTGCTTCCCTTCTCAACAGGAGCACATGCAGCGGCAGTTGGAAGCTTCGCCGTCCTGCGCGGGCCGAAGCCTGACCTGGATGTGGTGTACGTAGACCTACTCGGCGGCGGACTCTTTATGGAGAAGCCCCAGGAACTGGATCGCTATAGGTTGGCGTTCGAGTACCTGAGCGCACAGGCGCTCGATCTTGAGTCTTCGGCAGCACTCATCGCCCGTATAAGCAAGGAGACGTGA
- a CDS encoding ATP-binding protein, which translates to MDCTTCMPRKPWDLHFLAEPEEVAGLRRVLRVHLGLWGLDELIDAAQLCVSELVSNVITHVGAGTPTTLAVSMKGTRLRIEVYDPDTRALPTLLNQGVNSESGRGMELITFTADRWGVQLLADRKMTWCELPTTLTSPNGHRGGPHVTRAGEVLGLYNGVTLPPAADLGRLRAAVAEEAAIGAIADLLHWLRAHGRDADDALDRAQMHFEAEAGVVSDST; encoded by the coding sequence ATGGACTGCACCACCTGCATGCCCAGGAAGCCCTGGGACCTTCACTTTCTGGCGGAGCCCGAGGAAGTAGCAGGTCTACGACGCGTCTTGCGGGTCCACCTCGGACTCTGGGGCTTGGACGAGCTCATCGACGCGGCCCAGCTCTGCGTCAGCGAGCTCGTTTCCAACGTGATCACACACGTCGGTGCCGGTACCCCCACCACCCTTGCTGTCTCTATGAAGGGCACCCGCCTTCGGATCGAGGTCTACGACCCCGACACCCGGGCCTTGCCCACGCTCCTCAACCAAGGCGTCAACTCCGAATCCGGGCGGGGGATGGAGCTCATCACCTTCACCGCTGACCGTTGGGGCGTGCAGCTTCTCGCCGACCGCAAGATGACATGGTGCGAGCTCCCCACCACGCTGACCTCGCCAAACGGCCACCGAGGTGGACCTCACGTGACGAGAGCGGGGGAGGTGCTCGGCCTCTACAACGGCGTAACGTTGCCGCCCGCAGCTGACCTGGGTCGGCTGCGGGCGGCCGTGGCGGAGGAGGCGGCGATCGGTGCCATTGCGGACCTCCTCCACTGGCTTCGGGCACACGGCCGCGATGCGGATGATGCGTTGGACCGAGCGCAGATGCACTTCGAAGCGGAAGCAGGGGTGGTGAGCGACTCGACGTGA